ttatacaaaaataaatctacaagctaaaaataacttataatcTGACGTTCTGCATCAAGTtacgtcagtttataaattcacttttatataatctatttatagccAAAGCAGTTCTCATTCCTTTTAGTTTTACAACACTTTTGGGTATCATTAAATACTTgttgtatattttataacttatttatatgtctattttttattattattatagacgAAGAATTTAGggaataaaaaacttaaaaaaattctaaattctcCTACCTAGAATTAAATGATAATAAAGTCGATGGACACCATTCTCAAAAGGAGATAATCCGGAGATGAGCAAGGTCCCTACTCTACCTCGTGCAATAACAGCTAGAGTGGAGGAGTAAAGCCCTTGCCTTTGTTCAAGGGATGATGCTATCATTGAAGATAGGGGACCAAGTTCAATTAAAGTATTTTTGAGAGCCAAATTTCACAAGAGATCTAAAAAGCCAATTACCCTTATAATATTCTCAAGAGTCTTAAGACTTGATTCAATAGGATGATCGGGACATACATGGGCTGAGGCAGGGAAGGGGCTCCCATCCCACTGATCTATTGTTTCTCACACCAGCAATATCTAGAGCTGAATAACTATCGAACATCAGCCAAACCAATAGACATCCATCAAAACCAACTTGTCTAGAGATTATCCTATGAAAATCAACACCTTTGTTCGGTTTGAGAGTCCAAAAACtacatatcaaaatattttgattgatcTATACTAGTGTTTATTTTAATACatgattattttaaaatgattaagtAATACTACTTATTATCTTAATTCTCGTCATTTCATAATATGGCATTAGATGAtgagtttatttaatttattatatcacATTTGTGAATCTAtcatctaatactatattatggaatgatgagatgatgacaagaaaatatatgataaatagatttgttcttaaaaaatatatggctTCATTTGATGTATGAAACAACATTTTTTGTTATACCCCACCCCTTTTATAATCGCTTGAAATTCATGCATCCAAGATTTTCGTAAGCAATTTTCTAATACGATGTGAAAATGATTCATTATTCTAAAAGTTTAAACTGATAGAAAGATATAGATTTAATTGAATTGTttgtattattttcttaatacttCCCCTCAATAAGTGAGTCCagcatgtaaaatatttaattaaatagaataaaGTGTAGGGTTAGATATCGAACTTAGGACTTCTATTCTGATATCATGTTAAAatcaaggaaaaatataattgcaagtacaattatgcactaatctgtgcaccaatatgatgtgattgatcaaaaagtagattttattgaaaatagtgttaatttaaattttaagtatgaatgaatcagtatcgatacacagattagtatgtGACTGTACtcgtatataacaaaactctaaaaTCAATATGTTTCGTTAATCAGCCGATGAATATGCTATATAAGAAGACCTATATATAAGAGACAAAGATTATACAAGAGATCAGATTCTCAAACAATATCAGATTATAACACTTAACTATTTTAACACGTGGAAATCTGACTTGTATTGGGTTTTTGGAAGGGAATAGTTAATAGtgaaaactataataaattcaagagttatcTCGGACTATCCAAGTGTAATCGCGAGAATAAAAGATCAACTTTAAAAATCATAGTCAAGACTCAAAATGCTTCGTTTGTAAGCATTATAgtgagaataaataaaaatctattaAATATTCAAAGAATATGGATGATGTGGTTGGATGTGATACTAATAAaattacttaaataaataataatttttaacgaaactatattttataataaaatgagaatttatgcgtatatattatgatattacttaataattaaccaaaaaataaaaaataaaaaaaagttgggaATATATTCGACCCGGGCAACTTCATTGTCAAGTCGGTGATTTGAGAATCGAACCATCCAGCGGGTTGACCCGCGACTTGTTTCGATAAGATCGACTTTGCCTCTTGCCAAGCACATTCCTCTCAGGAAGAGTGGTTAATTCTTTCACGACAACTAAACCTTTCACTCTTTTCAATTATTGCCCATCAATCACACTTAAATTACAACTCCACTACCACCGTCCAGTTTTATAGTCCTTTATCGTAAATTTGAGAGCAATCGAGTGCAAAAATATGGCCACGGAACCGACTtcgttaaattattattatcccATGAAATCGTCCCGTGACCTGTATTTACGTGCCCTTGCGGGTAATCTTTTCACCGCTCTAGCCGGTTCAAATCCTTACGCGGGTTTCAATACCTGAAAGAAAAGTTTATAAATACCGCTCTTCGCCATCGGTGTTTGTAATCTGATAGTCTGTATCGTACCACTggaaatttccatttttcaatttcttcttgaaGTCCTCTCTTTCCTTGAACTCTGTCATCGTTTCCCCTCCCTCGGTTGAAATGGCCACTGCGATTCTTCCTTCACACAGCTATCTTCAGACCCGGGTTTGCTCAGAAACCCTAAAACCTCCTCTCAAATCTCTACGAAATTCTAGTCCTAAAGGCTCCCACTCCCGCCGGCATAGGCGATCTCCCCCTTCTATCCAATCCAGTCCTCAGCATCGAGACAGGACAGATCGTTCCCTCGTGGCCATGGTTCCTGCCAAGAACATGGTCATGGGCCAGGTCAGGATCCTCAAGCGCGGCGAGACGTTGAGCCAGACGAAGATTAGTGATAATCGGAAGCCGATGGCGAAGAAGGAACGAGATCTGAACTTGGTTCTGGGATCCACCGACCGGCTGGGTCCGGACCCAGAGACCGTCCAGAGGCAGATTAGGGTTTCGGAATTCAAGGTAAACGATGGAATCTACGGTGGATCTTCAGTCGTCGAGTCGCCGCCTCCATGTTCCCTTCCTGTCCCGGGCTTCTTGGGGAAGAACAGCGTCTCGGCAACAAGTGATTTGCGCCGGATTTTGCGCCTCGATTCAGTATGATGGGTCTTTGTCATCAGTCTGAAAAATCGGAGGTCTTCGTATTGGTGATTGTTATACATGGCTCTCTGAtgtctttcttcttcatgtttttgTTCAAGAGGATGGCTTTGGAGTGCTTTCGAAAGAAATTAGTTAAATTGTATCAATATCTTTTCGAATTGTCTTATTGGAAGTTGAACGGCCGAGATTGGATCAATCGCTCCTCCCCCGCAAGACGAAAGGAGAGTAAAAAGTAGTTTCGGAGTTTTCTCGAAGATTAACAATAGGATGGGTAGTGTTTGCTAACTTATTTATTCTAATAGCTTGCATTTATGTTATGGTCGATGCGGGTATTTGACAATATACAGGGTACAGCGTGTCTGTCTGTCTGTGTGGGTGTTGGGGTTTCATTGAAGTTGGATGGGATTTAGGATTTCTGTATGTGCTAATCCTTAATATCATGTTGTGAGGTTGTACCAGTTTACAGAAAGAATAAGAATTATAATATCTAGATTGAGTAGCATGAGCTGCTTTTACCCTCTCTCCCTTTTTAGCTTGTGTTAATTTTTATAGTTGTTATTGATGATGCATATGATCGCATTGCAGAAGAAGTGAGTAAATTCTAGGGAAGTGTCTTTGGAAAAACATCTGAACCCCctatattggaaaaaaaaaaaggaaaaatatttgcTGCAATCTGCATTTTGAGTGAAAGCTCAGAATTATTTGCTTCTCCCAGGTGTTTTGGGAGGTGCCTTGCTTCAGAATACGAGTTTATGCACAATCACGCCATGGTTCTCTGGCGTGTTTTGGGAAGAACTTGTTGGATGCTTTTACCTTTCTTGGTCTAGTGGCATAAGCCTCTCTCTATTGGACTGGGTTGGTAAAGGTATCATCCAGTGCAAAGTTCTTTTAGGCTTTTAGTTTTTCAGAGGGCATTTCCAAACATCCAAAATTTAcgtgtaaattattttttcaatgcgTTCTACTGCCTTCACAAATACGAAACACAACCGTGGACATTTGGAAACtgaaaatttcaataattttcTGGTATTCTTGAAAGAGAATTGCTGCACCACAAAAAATTCTCATAAAAGGTTATTTAACAAATTGACATGGTTTCATGTAATACTTAATAATCTAATATACTAAATCAAGTTATGTTAGTTAATCTCGTTGTAATTAAAgcatttttcttcttgaaaaagAGTTCATTTGGAGGTAATAAAGAATTGAGTCTGTGAAATTTAAgcaatttaattgaaaatgattatgAGGATTTAACTTAAGGCAATACGGATGATGTtaatccattttatttcttaaagtaAATTTGATTATATTGACTTCGAAGACAAAAAAAATGGAGCCTTGAACAAAAATTAGAGCCAGTGGAGGAAACTTGTATGTTAAATTGTTAAGGTGTTAATTTGAATTATGAACTTAAAAGTAATGGTGCAAGGTTTTAAGATACTCCTTTAACATCGGTTTTTCCTTTAGGTGCTTGGTCATTTTCCCCTTCAACTTTCTTCTCTGCTTTAAAAAAGCTTGGGCTTGTGATGCTATTTTGCCTTTTCTCATTTTATCAACAAATAGAGGGATGAAATCTATTTTTGCCATGGCAAGTTATTGAGGGATTGGAGCTTGAGGAAAAcgtatattttgaatcataactATCTTTGAGTGGTCACTTATGCTCCAGCTTAGCTTACCAAAAAAGCCAAAAATGAAGAACTATAAGCTTAGGTTGCTTCTGGATCGGTAATTCCTCATTGGGAAGTTAGATTATCATCAGGCCTATATACTTTGACATGGCCACTTCACACATCTATAAGTCATGTTCAATATTGggggtgattttttttttttttttttttgtgtacagAACCTTTTGAATGGTATTGGTACTGCTGTCTTACTCTGCAATGAGATAATACCTGTGCAGCTTATGGGCTGTGTAACTTCACAGTGGCTATTTCACCTAGTTCCATGAATTTCCTTGCCTCTTAATTCTCTCCACACCTCCAACAACTTCAGGCACTATTCTCTTCTAGAACTAGTGCTTCCTCCGCAGGAAAATCATCTCTTCAATTGGGACTCCCTTAGTTCCGGGTAGGAAGACATAAACAAAGATGGTGATGATGGTAATCCTGCTAGCAAAGAAGAGGAAGATACCGAACTTGAATGCACAAAGAAGGGAAAGGAAAGACTGGGCTATAATGAATGTGAATAGAAGGTTCACAGCTACTATAATGCTTTGTCCTGTTGACCGAATTCCCAAGGGGAATATCTCACTTGGCACTGTCCAGCCAAGTGGACCCCAAGACCATCCAAAAGCTAGAACAAAGAGGCAAACGACCAGCACCACCAATATACCTTTGTTTCTTAGATTTTTAGGAGAAAGGAGAATTTTCCAAGAAGATGCAATATCTAGTTACTGATTGTCGACTATCCATGCAACTAGCCCAATCCGAGTCACAAAATGCTCGGAGGTGCATGGAAGTATTAGTTGGAAGAAATATTCCTTAGCCAAGTGTTTGTTTGATGTAGCAAAGGACACGATGAGCTGCATCCAAATGAGGTTGTCGAGGAGCTCCCATGAATTGGCTTAAGGTTTGTACCAAGTAGGCAAGGTCAAGTCTTGTAAGGGTTTAATAGACCAGACGATCAATGAGATGTCAATACATAGTAGGATTGGCAAGAGCATCTCCATCAGAGTTGTTAAGTTTAAGATTTTGCTCCATGGTAAAAGTAGAAGGACGTGAGCCAAGAAATCCTACAACTTGAAAGATGTCCAATGCGTATTTGCATTGACATAATGAGATACCCCGTTTGGAGCGGCAACTTCAATGCCCATAAAGTACTTTAAGTTCTTGAGATCCTTGAGCTTGAAGATAGTGTTCAAATGAGTGGTTAACCTGTCAATGGCTGTAGAATTGTTGCTTGCTATAACAATGTCGTCAACATAGACAAGTAATGCAAAAAAAGAGGAACTTGTGTGCCgagtgaagagaaaatgatctGCTTGAGATTGATGCTTGGAAGCCATAAGCAATTAAAGCAGATGAGAACTTTTCAAACTATTGGTGAGAtgcttgtttcaagccatatAGTGATTTGTTAAGTCGGCAAACAGTGTGCTCCCCCTACCAAGTAAAGCCAAAAGGAAGAGTCATATACACTTCTTCATGCAGATTGCCATGAAGAAAGGCAAGAAAGGCATTGCTGACATCTAATTTACGGAGATTCCGGTTGTGTGTAGCTGCAATTGCAAGTAAGCATTTAACAGTAACAAATTTAGCAATAGGTGAGAAAGTCTCTTGATAATCCAAACCATCTTATTGGGTGTACCATTTTGCTACCAATCGTGCTTTGTAATGTTCGATTAAACCATCATATTTATGTTTGATGTGATATACCCATTTGCAGCCAATAGCATGCTTATCGGGAGGAAGAGAAGTGAGAGTCCATGTCTAGTTATCTTCTAAAGCCTGTACCTTAGCAGCCATGGCATCACGCCATTGTTGTTATTTCATAGCCTCACAAAATGATGTGGGTTCATGGTAAGGTGACAAAGCAATAGAAAATGCACGATGCTGAGGTGATAAGTTTTCATAAGATAAATAAGAGGAAAGCTCATGAGAGGTACCTGAAGGTGTGGAGTCAATCTGCATGGAAGGAGATGGCGAATGAAGGCAACTGGCCTAGTGGCAGTGATAATCCTAAAGGTACTGAGGTGCATAGCGAGATCGAGAGGACCTACAAATGGATGTGGTAGAAGATGAAGGGAGGGATGTGGTGGTGTGGTTGATTTCATCTGTGAAGGTAGGCTGGGGGAGAACTACGGATTGATCTGTTGGTAGAAGGTGAGATGTGGCTATAGAGCAAAAGGAAAAATTTGTTCCTAAAAAATGACATCTCGAGAAATGAAGGTCTGATTTGTGTGTGGTTTTAGGAGCTTATGACTTTTGGGGGCAAAGGGATAGCCAAGAAAGATACATTTTCGTGCACGAGGATCAAATTTGTGGTGTTGAGATGCAAGTGTGGAAGCATAGCAGAGACAACCAAATACTTGAATATGTGAGTAGGAAGGTTTGGCATTGAAAATGACTTCATAAGGTGAACGTCTTGAAAGGAGAGGGGTGGgaataaaattgataatatatGTGGTTGTGAGAACACAATCATCCTAAAAGGAGAGAGGTAAGTGTGCTTGGAAACGAAGTGCGCGTGCAACATTGAGAATATGCTGGTGTTTACGTTCAAtgacaccattttgttgaggtgtggCAACGCAACTACGTTGATGAATGATGCATGTTTCAGCAATTAAAAAAGGATTGTAAAAGTAGACGAgttttaaattgagttttaatgaGATTAAAAAACGATTGTAAAAGTGGACGAGTTTGAAATTTAGTAGGCATGAGGTAAAGCCATGTACATCGTGCATAGTCATTGACAAtagtaagaaaatattttgaaccaGTAGTGGTAGAGGTGGCCATAGAACCCCATATATCACAGTAAATAAGTTCAAAAGGATAAGATGATGAAATTTGACTAAGAGAAAATGGTAATTGATGTTGTTTTGCTAATAGGCATACATCACAATGTGTTTGTGTAAAACTAGAAGATTTAGTACATCTTTATTTAAAGAagataaataagaaaatgaaaggTCTCCCAAACGTTGGTGCCATAGTGTGGTAGAAGAATTGGAGACAGTAGCAGTTGTGGATGCAGAAAATGGAAAGAGGTGGTAAAGAGCATGTTGTCGTTCACCCAAATCAATCGTCTTCCATGTCAAAAGGTCCTGTTAAAACATAAATTATAGAGAAAAATGAGACAACAATGAAGTGAGGAAGCAAGTTTATTCGCAGAGATGaggttaaaagaaaatgaaggtaTGCAAATAACATTGTGAGTGTGAATGTAGGAGAGATGACAACATTACCAAAGTAACTAGTACTGATATACCATTAGGTAAGGTGATAGAAGTTGATATGGGTTTAATAGAAGATAATAAGGAGAGGGAGCTAACCATGTGGTTAGTGGCTCCAATGTCAATGATCCAAGTGGGAGAGGAAGAGGCAGAAAAGCTTGAGGGATTACCTGAGAGGTGACTTTTGGAAGGTGTGAAAGTACCTGCAGTGATGTTGTTTGCCATAGGTTGCGTAGATATAGGCTTTAAAAGACTTAATTATTCACATTGCTCTTTGGTGAAAGGAAGAGTAGGAATATCATATGGTGGTTCAAGAGTTGAAATATGATGAGCTGAAGCTCCATGTGATGAAGTGGACTTGTGCAACTGATCACCAGGTGGGTAACCATGAATTTGTAACATCGATCAATGGTGTGACCATGAATTTTGCAATGATTACATAAGGGTCTCTCATGCTTAGGTCCAGTGGAGGTGGGACATTTCTTGCTGTGAGTGAGCATTGCAGTTGGTTCAATAATCATAGAAGGGGTGGAAGAAATGGCACGTTGGCATTCTTCCTATAGAACTAGCTATAAAACTTTGCAtctgtgtttatttttattcataagtTAAACGACGGCATTCCTTTAGATAGGAACGACGTTGTCTTGTTGGGTATAGAAATCGCCGAGgccctttcttcttcatttcttcttccgTTTGCAAATAACACAGCTTCATCGATTTCTCAGTCTCTTAGTCTCAGATTCTCTACTCTCGTCTCTCACTGTCTCGTTTCATTTCTTCTACGCCGTTTATCATCcccatttcatttcttcttggtGCCGCCGTCGTAACTCTGCTGCACGGTCCAACATTTGGAAAATCGATGTCAACACAGTGCCGCCTACACCACCATTTTAATTggtaattttattgttttcattttaaatttgggAATAATGAATATTGTTGTAAATGTGTGCAAATTGCTAGATGTATTTAGGAATCATAATAGTAGGTGATTGTATGTTGTTGAGGTGCAAATGGAAGATGAGTGCAAACTGTTTGAATAAATGCCTCAAAGCCTGAACTGTGGACTATTTTTGAACTGTTTTCTCACAAGAATCTCTTCCTCAATTCCATAATCCTCCAGCATCAGTCTCATCCATAATAGTTAATGTGCTACAACTTTTGGTAGCAATATAGTTTGCTTTAATAATATACTTTGTGTTTTTGCCCTGCCAAGCAACTATGTTTTTGTCTACATAAAAATCATCATCTTAATTTGCCTTCACAATTATAACCACTTCCAACTCTGTAAGCACAGTTTATTTCAATGTTTAAAAAGGATCTTGACGACTGATATTCCCACTACAACAATAGTGGTCAGCCTTCATCCGTAGATGATACCTCACACTCGATTCCAACACCTCCCACTGATAACCTTAGCCCAGATGGAGCATTGCATCCACGCTGTCGAGGTTACAACATTGTGAATCAGTATCGTCAACTCGTTGCAACGAGGAATATTGTGCAGTGTACTTCTAATGTTGAAcagtattttatggaagaggttgAGGCACCTAATGATgtatttcatttattaacttggtggaaggcTAATTACACCAAGTATCCAATCTTTTCTAGTATTGTCCGAGATGTGATAGCCATTCCTATCACTACGGTTGCCTTTGAGTCGGCATTTAGCATTGGAGGTCGAGTATTGGATTCTTACTGAGTTCATTGTCACCGTCTACTGTGGAGGCCTTCGTTTGCACACAAAACTAGATAAGTGATATGCCCATTGGACTAGATACCATTGGCGTTGATGCTGATAGCTATATGCTTGAATCAGGTAACtttatttaagtatttcaattgagtttatttaattttttatatgatttcataaatctattaaacttctaatttttatgattttatagatataattGTGAACCCCAACATACTTGTCGATGATTGATAGTCTGAGAAAtgataatcaaattttatttttagcgtgttcaattttttaaatcattttcttttttccttttattgattgtgactttttatcttaaatttaggtgactttttatcttatcttaaatTTAGGTATCACCAACGACAAAGCACGGTGTtgcaaatgatatttttattttttggactgttcaatatgtttttttttatgaccTATTTGAATTGGATTAATTTGAGCCATAATTACTGTTTAAGAGTAAGTCTATTAGACTATTACTACATCAcctctaaaatatttaattggtttaaatttcatctcatagtccaaaagtcaaactttattactataaataatttcaat
This is a stretch of genomic DNA from Carya illinoinensis cultivar Pawnee chromosome 15, C.illinoinensisPawnee_v1, whole genome shotgun sequence. It encodes these proteins:
- the LOC122297041 gene encoding uncharacterized protein LOC122297041, producing MATAILPSHSYLQTRVCSETLKPPLKSLRNSSPKGSHSRRHRRSPPSIQSSPQHRDRTDRSLVAMVPAKNMVMGQVRILKRGETLSQTKISDNRKPMAKKERDLNLVLGSTDRLGPDPETVQRQIRVSEFKVNDGIYGGSSVVESPPPCSLPVPGFLGKNSVSATSDLRRILRLDSV